A single uncultured Acetobacterium sp. DNA region contains:
- a CDS encoding MarR family transcriptional regulator codes for MGLLKKNNGSCCAEVLTLAQCHALVEIGRIETISLKELSVILAIDMSTTSRTVDGLVKKGYVLRIPSLEDRRSVNISLTESGIIIFETIESNNNAFFADIFTNIPDDEKMNVIHALDVILAAFVDQDN; via the coding sequence TTGGGACTTCTGAAAAAAAACAATGGCAGCTGCTGTGCCGAAGTTCTGACCCTGGCCCAATGCCATGCCTTGGTAGAAATTGGCCGTATTGAAACCATTTCTTTAAAAGAGTTATCCGTTATTCTGGCCATCGATATGAGCACCACCAGCCGCACCGTGGACGGCCTCGTTAAAAAGGGATATGTCCTACGCATCCCTTCACTTGAAGACCGACGCAGTGTTAACATATCCCTGACAGAATCTGGTATTATTATCTTTGAAACGATCGAAAGCAATAACAATGCTTTTTTTGCCGATATTTTTACGAACATTCCCGATGACGAAAAAATGAACGTCATTCATGCCCTTGATGTGATTCTGGCAGCCTTTGTTGATCAGGATAATTAA
- a CDS encoding SHOCT domain-containing protein produces the protein MKKVMLVFILSLLTVLTLSGISFAEEMVLKSPDVILSEIMVEQGIKDATQIDPSKVRQETLEELGDSVMEKMIGNTAMHDQMDIRLGGDGSESLKAFHINLAINYLTDYPNGMMNIMSGGMMSNSYSSTSSGWSGNGMMNNNSYGNSGWNGYGMMNSFASVAVAIGIMVIFLIIIIGVIIFAVVRSKKIPIAQEKSLEILGIRYAHGEITKEEFDNMTKNIRSLK, from the coding sequence ATGAAAAAAGTAATGCTTGTCTTCATTTTATCGTTGTTAACAGTCTTGACTCTCTCCGGCATTTCATTTGCTGAGGAGATGGTTCTTAAAAGTCCCGATGTTATCCTATCAGAAATTATGGTAGAGCAAGGAATAAAGGATGCAACACAGATTGATCCAAGCAAGGTAAGGCAGGAGACACTTGAAGAATTAGGTGATTCGGTAATGGAAAAAATGATTGGTAATACAGCCATGCATGACCAAATGGATATTAGACTTGGTGGCGACGGATCAGAATCCCTTAAAGCCTTTCATATCAATCTTGCCATCAACTATCTCACAGATTACCCAAATGGTATGATGAATATCATGAGTGGAGGGATGATGTCAAACAGTTATTCATCTACTAGTTCAGGATGGTCCGGAAACGGAATGATGAATAATAATTCATATGGCAATTCTGGATGGAATGGATATGGAATGATGAATTCCTTTGCATCTGTCGCGGTTGCCATTGGTATTATGGTCATATTTCTAATTATAATTATCGGCGTCATTATTTTTGCAGTGGTAAGATCAAAAAAGATACCAATAGCTCAGGAAAAATCCCTGGAAATATTAGGCATACGGTACGCACATGGTGAAATCACAAAAGAAGAATTTGATAATATGACAAAGAACATCCGCTCTCTAAAATAA
- a CDS encoding SHOCT domain-containing protein has product MMYGIGYGGGFGFFMIFGLFLLLVLVIIGVYFIVHHFTNSNVKEGTRSGNKALEILHERYARGEIDEEEYNRKKAELRKL; this is encoded by the coding sequence ATGATGTATGGGATAGGTTATGGTGGTGGCTTTGGCTTCTTTATGATATTTGGATTGTTTCTATTACTTGTTCTGGTTATTATCGGAGTGTATTTTATTGTTCACCATTTTACGAATTCAAATGTAAAAGAAGGAACTCGTTCAGGTAATAAAGCTCTGGAAATTTTGCATGAGCGATATGCTCGGGGTGAAATCGATGAAGAAGAGTACAATCGAAAAAAAGCGGAGTTGCGAAAGTTATAG
- a CDS encoding copper-translocating P-type ATPase: protein MDKENSTKDLKNDLSDGEVMRDEHRTHQEHTHQEHIGIPQNNDEHYQGHGEMNHMHDAGQQIPQTEKDHSHHQIPANGEHIDHAEHHDHHAMMVADFRKRFFVSLIITVPILFLSPMIQMFMGVDWRFAGDSYLLFGLSTVLFVYGGKPFLTGARDELKKKSPAMMTLIALSITVAYIYSTLTVFLISGDDFFWELATLIVIMLLGHWIEMKSVMGASQALDELVKLMPEEAHLIMNNGEIMDIPVKHLKTGDAVLIKPGEKIPIDGLVYDGRSAVNESMITGESAPVEKEAGDEVVGGSINGEGILKFKVSRVGEDTFLSQVLKLVREAQDSKSNTQRLADKAAKWLFYIAVIAGTLTFLTWMVISQDLNFAVTRAVTVIVISCPHALGLAVPLVTAVSTSIGAQKGLLIRDRAAFENARKLNAVVFDKTGTLTEGRFGITDIKAIGITQEELLLLVYSVESNSEHPIAQGIANEGKKLNLKPKAVKDYQNLPGKGLKANVDGQDIMVVSPGYMRTEKIAFDVDHYEQLAQMGKTVIFVLAGSTLLGYLALSDIVRDTAREAIASLKSMNVETILLTGDNQRVAAYVGNQLKIDTVIAEVLPQEKASKIDELIKEGKIVAMTGDGVNDAPSLAKADLGIAIGAGTDVAIETADVILVRSNPLDVVTILKLSKATYQKMIQNLIWATAYNMIALPLAAGVLYNQGIVINPAVGAALMSLSTIIVAINAKLLKID from the coding sequence ATGGATAAAGAAAATTCGACGAAAGATCTAAAGAATGATTTGTCTGATGGAGAAGTGATGCGTGACGAGCATAGAACCCATCAAGAACATACACATCAGGAACACATTGGCATTCCTCAAAATAATGATGAACATTATCAAGGTCATGGGGAAATGAATCATATGCATGATGCAGGCCAACAGATTCCCCAGACAGAAAAGGATCATTCTCATCATCAAATTCCAGCGAATGGGGAGCATATCGACCATGCAGAACATCATGATCACCACGCTATGATGGTGGCAGATTTTAGAAAAAGGTTTTTTGTTTCTTTGATTATTACTGTACCGATATTATTCTTATCGCCAATGATTCAGATGTTTATGGGGGTGGATTGGCGATTCGCCGGTGATTCCTATTTATTGTTTGGTCTGTCTACCGTTCTTTTTGTTTATGGAGGCAAGCCATTTCTCACTGGTGCCAGAGATGAGCTGAAGAAAAAATCACCGGCAATGATGACACTCATTGCGCTTTCTATAACAGTTGCCTATATTTATAGTACCCTAACTGTATTTTTAATATCCGGTGATGATTTCTTTTGGGAGCTCGCCACATTAATTGTCATCATGCTTTTAGGTCATTGGATTGAAATGAAATCTGTGATGGGAGCGTCGCAGGCACTGGATGAACTGGTTAAGCTCATGCCTGAAGAGGCACATCTTATAATGAACAATGGCGAAATCATGGATATTCCGGTAAAACATTTAAAAACCGGCGATGCTGTTCTTATTAAGCCGGGTGAGAAGATTCCGATTGATGGTTTGGTTTATGATGGGCGATCAGCCGTTAATGAATCTATGATTACTGGAGAATCTGCACCTGTTGAGAAAGAAGCGGGTGATGAAGTAGTCGGAGGATCCATCAATGGTGAGGGGATTTTAAAATTTAAAGTATCCCGGGTTGGAGAAGATACCTTCCTGTCGCAAGTTTTAAAACTTGTTCGCGAAGCTCAGGATTCAAAATCCAACACCCAACGATTAGCGGACAAAGCAGCCAAGTGGTTGTTTTATATTGCCGTAATCGCCGGAACATTGACTTTTTTGACATGGATGGTCATCTCCCAGGATCTGAATTTTGCCGTCACACGGGCAGTCACGGTCATCGTTATTTCTTGTCCGCACGCATTAGGCTTGGCAGTTCCCCTAGTAACCGCTGTTTCAACCAGTATCGGAGCCCAGAAAGGTCTTTTAATCAGAGATCGGGCGGCATTTGAAAACGCTCGTAAATTGAATGCCGTGGTTTTTGACAAAACAGGAACCTTAACCGAAGGGAGATTTGGAATAACGGATATCAAGGCAATAGGAATAACGCAGGAAGAACTCCTCTTACTTGTTTATTCAGTCGAGTCAAATTCAGAACATCCCATTGCACAGGGAATCGCCAATGAAGGAAAGAAATTAAACCTTAAGCCGAAAGCAGTAAAAGATTATCAGAACTTGCCGGGTAAAGGACTAAAGGCCAATGTGGATGGACAAGACATTATGGTCGTGAGTCCAGGTTATATGCGAACTGAAAAGATAGCCTTTGACGTAGATCATTACGAACAACTGGCTCAGATGGGCAAAACAGTTATTTTCGTATTAGCTGGCAGCACTCTTCTCGGCTATCTGGCATTATCTGATATTGTCAGAGACACTGCCAGAGAAGCCATTGCTAGTCTAAAGTCCATGAATGTTGAAACTATCCTTTTAACCGGGGATAACCAGAGAGTTGCCGCGTATGTGGGCAATCAACTAAAGATCGATACCGTCATTGCAGAGGTATTGCCCCAGGAAAAAGCATCCAAAATTGATGAGCTTATTAAAGAAGGAAAGATCGTAGCTATGACCGGTGATGGCGTTAACGACGCACCGTCACTGGCAAAAGCCGATTTAGGCATCGCCATCGGAGCTGGAACAGATGTTGCCATTGAAACAGCGGATGTTATTCTGGTTCGAAGTAATCCACTGGATGTAGTAACGATTTTAAAGCTTTCAAAAGCAACCTATCAAAAGATGATCCAAAACCTGATCTGGGCGACCGCTTATAATATGATCGCACTGCCCTTAGCAGCAGGCGTTCTGTATAATCAAGGAATAGTCATAAATCCAGCTGTCGGCGCAGCGTTGATGTCATTAAGTACAATTATTGTAGCAATCAATGCAAAACTACTTAAAATTGATTAA
- a CDS encoding sulfite exporter TauE/SafE family protein, with protein sequence MEEKQITKTFSVSGMTCVNCENRIENKLKKLDGVTNVTASYPRSQVSFTYDPDRVKLSTIVETIECMDYHVKRAGEKQKNQTVEKKNKINEVLGIGIIIIAAFVIINYFGGFNIFNSFPEAKQGVGYGALLLIGLLTSIHCVAMCGGINLSQCVPNASIKSEKKTANLRPGILYNIGRVISYTIVGGIVGALGSVVSFSGTAKGIVAVMAGVFMVIMGLNMLNLFPWLRQFNPRVPKIFARKINEQKKSNSPLYVGLLNGLMPCGPLQAMQLYALSTGDPVQGALSMLAFSLGTVPLMFGLGAISSFLSKKFTSKMMTASAVLVLILGMFMFSNGMSLSGIALHSLTGGVTAASEAQQNNTTSVDQGGQTITTRLSSNSYEPITVHVGVPVKWTIQADESNINGCNNQILIPKYNIEKKLVAGDNIIEFTPTETGTIPYSCWMGMIKSNITIVD encoded by the coding sequence ATGGAAGAAAAACAAATAACAAAGACATTTTCAGTTAGTGGGATGACCTGTGTTAATTGTGAAAATCGAATCGAGAATAAACTTAAAAAGCTTGATGGTGTAACCAATGTCACTGCAAGTTATCCGCGTTCACAGGTCAGTTTTACATACGACCCGGATCGTGTGAAGCTGTCAACCATAGTAGAGACTATTGAATGCATGGATTATCATGTAAAACGTGCAGGTGAAAAACAAAAGAATCAAACCGTTGAAAAGAAAAATAAAATAAATGAGGTTTTAGGAATCGGCATCATCATCATTGCTGCATTTGTGATTATTAATTACTTTGGCGGTTTTAACATCTTCAACTCATTTCCAGAGGCAAAACAGGGTGTCGGTTATGGAGCACTACTATTAATCGGTTTACTCACATCCATCCACTGCGTGGCCATGTGTGGGGGCATCAATCTTTCACAATGCGTTCCCAATGCAAGTATCAAAAGTGAAAAGAAAACGGCAAATCTCAGACCCGGTATTTTATACAACATCGGCCGGGTGATCTCTTATACCATTGTTGGCGGGATCGTCGGAGCATTGGGATCAGTCGTCAGCTTTTCCGGGACAGCAAAAGGAATTGTCGCTGTTATGGCAGGGGTGTTCATGGTGATTATGGGCTTGAACATGCTGAATCTTTTTCCCTGGCTGCGTCAATTTAATCCCAGAGTGCCCAAGATTTTTGCCAGGAAGATCAATGAACAGAAAAAAAGTAACAGTCCCTTATATGTCGGACTTTTAAATGGCTTAATGCCCTGCGGACCACTCCAGGCGATGCAACTCTATGCACTTTCCACCGGTGATCCGGTGCAGGGTGCCTTATCGATGTTAGCATTTAGTTTGGGAACCGTGCCACTGATGTTTGGACTGGGAGCGATCAGCTCATTTCTCAGTAAAAAATTCACCAGCAAAATGATGACCGCCAGTGCCGTATTAGTTCTGATCTTGGGTATGTTTATGTTCAGTAACGGCATGAGTTTATCTGGTATTGCACTTCATTCCCTAACTGGTGGTGTTACAGCGGCGAGTGAAGCACAGCAAAATAATACGACATCCGTCGATCAGGGGGGGCAGACAATTACAACCAGGCTTTCGTCAAACAGTTATGAACCCATCACTGTCCATGTGGGGGTACCCGTTAAATGGACCATTCAGGCAGACGAGAGTAACATAAATGGGTGCAACAACCAAATACTGATTCCCAAGTACAATATTGAAAAGAAATTAGTGGCCGGTGACAATATCATCGAATTCACCCCAACTGAAACAGGAACAATCCCCTATAGTTGTTGGATGGGGATGATTAAAAGCAATATAACAATTGTTGATTAA
- a CDS encoding cation transporter: MEKIILNVEGMSCAHCERAVKNAVGELDGVESVMVDLTGKTVEIEYNSDKLTFESFKAAIEEEDFNVVGQI, encoded by the coding sequence ATGGAAAAAATAATTCTAAATGTCGAAGGTATGTCCTGTGCTCACTGTGAAAGAGCTGTAAAAAATGCAGTTGGTGAACTTGACGGTGTTGAAAGTGTCATGGTTGATCTTACCGGAAAAACGGTCGAGATTGAATATAATTCTGATAAGTTAACCTTTGAGAGCTTTAAGGCGGCCATCGAAGAAGAAGACTTCAATGTAGTAGGACAAATCTAA
- a CDS encoding SoxR reducing system RseC family protein: MKQQEFGVVIEVNGNVAKVKAARHGDCDNCGACPGDSAIVMDVRNAVSAKPGQKVAFEMHSASMVLAAFVVYVIPLFAAAAGAVIGWLIANQLGQSLVGFQVGGGIIGFGISLVVIKLYDRAIKNNVKTLPVITKVLN, encoded by the coding sequence ATGAAACAGCAAGAATTTGGAGTTGTTATTGAAGTAAATGGAAATGTGGCAAAAGTCAAAGCAGCCAGACATGGGGATTGCGATAACTGTGGGGCATGTCCTGGGGACAGTGCCATTGTCATGGATGTTCGCAATGCCGTTTCGGCTAAACCGGGACAAAAAGTAGCATTTGAGATGCACAGTGCAAGTATGGTACTCGCAGCCTTTGTGGTGTATGTGATTCCTTTATTTGCGGCCGCAGCTGGAGCCGTTATTGGTTGGTTGATTGCAAATCAGCTTGGTCAATCTTTAGTAGGGTTTCAAGTTGGTGGTGGCATAATCGGATTTGGGATATCATTAGTTGTTATAAAATTATATGATCGGGCTATAAAAAACAACGTCAAAACGCTGCCTGTGATTACGAAAGTGTTAAATTGA
- a CDS encoding response regulator transcription factor, whose translation MNNHFKKVLVVDDELKIIEVVKSFLESKGFIVFAAENGKQALELFEQENIALIVLDLMLPDMTGEEICIQIRKKSRVPIIMLTAKIEESDMLRGLNIGADDYITKPFSLKALYARIEAVLRRSSDDLVPLYNKASFNGGDLEVDFESHIIKKNQIEINLTPNEYKLLAALIKYPSRVFTREDLIRVALGDEFEGYDRAVDSHIKNLRQKIENDPKNPVYVLTIYGIGYKFGGRKP comes from the coding sequence ATGAACAATCATTTTAAAAAAGTGCTTGTTGTGGATGATGAGTTAAAAATAATTGAGGTGGTAAAGTCTTTTCTGGAAAGCAAAGGCTTTATCGTTTTTGCGGCAGAAAACGGCAAACAAGCCCTTGAATTATTTGAGCAGGAGAACATTGCTCTCATTGTACTAGACCTGATGCTTCCAGACATGACTGGCGAAGAAATTTGCATTCAAATCAGAAAAAAATCCCGAGTGCCAATTATCATGCTCACCGCGAAAATTGAAGAATCGGACATGTTGAGAGGTTTAAATATCGGAGCAGATGATTATATTACAAAGCCATTTAGCTTAAAAGCCCTTTATGCCAGAATTGAAGCAGTACTTCGCAGATCAAGTGATGATCTGGTGCCCCTTTATAACAAGGCTTCTTTCAATGGTGGTGATTTAGAGGTTGATTTTGAAAGCCATATCATCAAAAAAAATCAGATCGAAATTAATCTTACTCCAAATGAATATAAATTGCTGGCAGCTTTAATAAAATATCCCAGCCGGGTTTTTACCCGGGAGGATTTAATCCGAGTAGCTTTAGGTGATGAATTTGAAGGGTATGATCGTGCCGTCGATAGTCATATCAAGAACCTCCGGCAAAAAATAGAAAACGATCCTAAAAATCCGGTTTATGTGCTGACTATTTACGGGATAGGTTATAAATTTGGGGGGCGAAAACCATGA
- a CDS encoding HAMP domain-containing sensor histidine kinase, producing MKHRLRTKFSLTIAIVMLLTIGLISLLSNFLIEKQFTNYLGIQQEKRTQEIANSLSQQYDPITKTWDADFVHTIGMYALNDGYIISVTDSGGQVIWDAETCDMTMCNQVTNDIIQTMNMQYPQSQGQFTSKSISLTKENEAIGAVNIKYYGPYFLNEDDFQFLKSLNAILIGIGFVSLFLSIVLGSFLAKRLSKPILKTVNVAKQISEGDYAVRIEENTNTTELDELIDAINHLADSLGKQEALRKQLTADVAHELRTPLTSVGTHIEAMIEGVWEPTTQRLQSCYDEILRIGKIIQDLENLARVESENLKLDKKQLNLTEVTKKVLGNLEAEISKKNLRVSIEGSSSDIFGDPDRISQVLVNLISNAIKYTPEGGQIQIMIAEKNQLVKISVKDNGVGISEDEQPYIFERFYRADKSRNRLTGGTGIGLAIVKSIVTAHGGTVEVESHPNEGSCFTVILPK from the coding sequence ATGAAACATAGGTTGAGAACGAAGTTTTCACTTACCATTGCAATCGTAATGCTGCTGACAATCGGACTAATCAGCCTATTATCGAATTTTTTAATTGAAAAGCAGTTTACAAATTATTTGGGAATTCAGCAGGAAAAAAGAACCCAGGAAATCGCTAATAGTCTGAGCCAGCAATATGATCCAATCACAAAAACTTGGGATGCTGACTTTGTACATACCATTGGCATGTATGCCTTGAATGATGGCTACATTATTTCGGTGACCGATTCAGGAGGGCAAGTAATCTGGGATGCTGAAACCTGTGACATGACCATGTGCAATCAAGTAACAAATGACATCATCCAGACAATGAATATGCAGTATCCCCAGTCACAAGGACAATTTACATCAAAATCCATCAGTTTGACTAAAGAAAATGAAGCAATTGGGGCAGTGAACATAAAATACTATGGACCCTACTTTTTGAATGAAGATGATTTTCAATTTCTAAAATCGCTTAATGCTATTTTAATTGGCATTGGATTTGTCTCGCTGTTTTTATCAATTGTGCTCGGGTCTTTTTTGGCCAAACGATTAAGTAAACCCATCTTAAAAACGGTTAATGTAGCCAAGCAAATTTCTGAAGGCGATTATGCAGTCAGAATTGAAGAAAACACAAATACCACAGAGTTGGATGAATTAATCGATGCGATCAACCACCTGGCCGATTCACTGGGAAAGCAGGAAGCTTTGAGAAAACAACTCACCGCTGATGTTGCTCACGAACTGCGGACCCCGCTTACCTCAGTTGGCACCCATATTGAAGCGATGATCGAAGGAGTCTGGGAACCCACTACGCAGCGACTGCAAAGCTGTTATGATGAAATCTTGCGAATCGGCAAAATCATTCAGGATTTAGAGAATTTGGCCAGGGTTGAAAGTGAAAATTTGAAACTGGATAAAAAACAGCTCAATCTGACTGAGGTGACAAAAAAGGTTTTAGGAAATCTGGAAGCAGAGATAAGCAAGAAAAACCTGAGGGTATCCATTGAGGGATCCAGTTCAGATATTTTCGGCGATCCAGACCGGATCAGTCAGGTGTTGGTGAATCTTATTTCTAATGCCATAAAATACACCCCGGAAGGCGGTCAGATTCAAATTATGATTGCAGAAAAGAATCAATTGGTTAAAATCAGTGTCAAAGACAATGGTGTGGGTATTTCGGAAGATGAACAGCCATATATCTTTGAACGTTTTTATCGAGCTGATAAATCAAGAAACCGACTAACCGGTGGCACCGGCATCGGGCTGGCTATCGTCAAATCCATTGTCACCGCGCATGGCGGAACTGTAGAGGTTGAAAGCCATCCAAATGAAGGCAGTTGTTTTACGGTCATTTTGCCAAAATAA
- a CDS encoding tRNA threonylcarbamoyladenosine dehydratase, with protein MLNQFSRTELLLGGDAMKKLEQARVAIFGIGGVGSYTAEALARSGIGQFDLIDDDKVCLTNINRQLIATRKTVGQYKVEVMKQRILEINPNAQVNIHQCFFLPENSHQFDFSSYAYVVDAIDTISAKIELVVQTESSNAPIISCMGAGNKLDPTLFTVADIFKTTMCPVAKIMRKELKKRRIKHLKVVFSTEEPIKLIEDCSNSCKTNCICPPGTERKCTDRRSIPGSISFVPSVAGLILAGEVIKDLSFSK; from the coding sequence ATGTTAAACCAATTTTCAAGAACTGAATTATTACTTGGCGGCGACGCCATGAAAAAACTGGAACAAGCACGAGTAGCCATCTTTGGTATCGGAGGCGTGGGTAGTTATACCGCTGAAGCCCTTGCCCGGAGTGGCATCGGTCAATTTGATCTGATTGATGACGACAAGGTCTGCTTGACAAATATCAACCGCCAACTGATTGCGACCCGCAAAACCGTCGGTCAATACAAGGTCGAAGTGATGAAACAGCGGATTCTGGAGATCAATCCCAATGCGCAGGTCAATATTCATCAATGTTTCTTTTTACCTGAAAATTCGCATCAATTTGATTTTTCATCCTATGCTTATGTAGTTGATGCCATCGATACGATTTCTGCTAAAATTGAGTTGGTTGTCCAAACCGAAAGCTCAAACGCGCCCATTATCAGCTGCATGGGTGCCGGCAATAAATTAGATCCCACCCTTTTTACGGTTGCCGATATTTTCAAAACAACCATGTGTCCGGTTGCCAAAATCATGCGAAAAGAACTTAAGAAACGACGGATCAAGCATTTGAAAGTTGTCTTTTCTACGGAAGAACCAATCAAGCTGATTGAAGATTGTTCGAATTCATGCAAGACTAACTGTATCTGTCCCCCTGGTACCGAACGGAAATGTACCGATCGACGATCAATTCCCGGTAGCATTTCCTTTGTCCCCTCGGTGGCCGGTTTGATTTTAGCTGGCGAAGTCATCAAAGATCTTTCATTTTCAAAGTAA
- a CDS encoding cysteine desulfurase family protein, which produces MIYLDYAADTPVNHQVIDSFYEISKIFFGNANAKHHAGENAKSIIEKSTVEIREILNCPGMEVIYTSGASEANNLAIKGVARTYRDNGKHIISTCLEHASVSGTLKYLQSLGYEIDLVDITKDGTVDLDHLKELLRSDTILVSICYVDSELGVRQPVEKIAEIIKAYPNCVFHVDATQAVGKIPIALEAVDLATFSPHKFFGLNGMGVLLRNEQLQLEPLIHGGMSTSIYRSGTPFTAGAAATALALKLCHEKIDNKLKQVRGKNELLKKQLSAYPLVHINSTNHSVPHILNLSVKGIKAQTFQMALNDFDVYVSTKSACSTDNTPSRSVFTITGNRELARCSWRISLCHLIEEQEIQEFLNIFDQCYTNLTRK; this is translated from the coding sequence ATGATTTATTTGGATTATGCAGCGGACACCCCTGTTAATCATCAGGTTATTGATTCATTTTATGAGATCAGTAAAATCTTTTTTGGCAATGCCAATGCGAAGCATCATGCTGGAGAAAACGCCAAATCAATAATTGAAAAATCTACGGTGGAAATCAGAGAAATATTAAACTGCCCGGGCATGGAAGTCATCTATACCTCCGGCGCCAGTGAAGCAAATAATCTTGCCATCAAAGGAGTTGCCAGAACCTACCGGGATAATGGCAAACATATCATTTCAACCTGTCTTGAGCACGCTTCGGTTAGTGGTACCTTAAAGTATTTGCAATCCCTCGGGTATGAAATCGATCTGGTCGATATCACGAAAGATGGTACCGTTGATCTGGATCATTTAAAAGAATTACTACGAAGCGATACCATCTTGGTATCCATTTGCTATGTGGATAGTGAATTGGGCGTGCGACAACCAGTAGAAAAAATAGCAGAAATAATCAAAGCCTATCCCAATTGCGTTTTCCATGTCGATGCGACTCAGGCGGTGGGCAAAATCCCAATTGCTTTAGAAGCTGTCGATTTAGCCACCTTTTCGCCCCATAAGTTTTTTGGACTCAATGGAATGGGAGTTCTGCTCAGAAATGAACAACTCCAGTTGGAACCATTAATTCATGGTGGAATGAGTACCAGCATCTATCGCAGTGGCACTCCTTTCACGGCTGGTGCTGCCGCCACTGCCTTAGCTTTGAAACTTTGCCACGAAAAGATTGACAATAAATTGAAACAGGTCAGGGGAAAAAATGAGCTGCTAAAAAAACAATTAAGCGCTTATCCCTTGGTACATATTAACAGTACTAATCATTCCGTGCCGCATATCCTCAACCTCAGTGTAAAAGGTATCAAAGCCCAGACTTTTCAAATGGCACTGAATGATTTTGATGTTTATGTGTCAACCAAATCTGCCTGCTCAACAGACAATACCCCATCCCGTTCTGTCTTTACCATAACGGGCAACCGGGAGCTGGCCAGATGTTCCTGGCGAATCAGTCTTTGTCATTTAATCGAAGAACAAGAAATTCAAGAATTTTTAAATATATTTGATCAATGTTATACGAATCTTACCCGAAAATAG
- the cysK gene encoding cysteine synthase A yields the protein MSKIAKNLTDLIGNTPLLELVNYEKSQGVEAKIVAKLEYFNPLSSVKDRIGLAMIEAGEKAGLIKEDTVIIEPTSGNTGVGLAFVAAAKGYRLILTMPETMSVERRNLVSALGAELVLTPGSLGMKGAIAKAQELAETIPSAYIPQQFNNPANPEIHRKTTAVEIWNDTDGEVDIFVAGIGTGGTITGVGEVLKEKKPGVQVVAVEPEASPVLSGGNPGPHKIQGIGAGFVPEVLNTSVYDEIIKVSNDHAFQTSKEIGRKEGLLVGISSGAAIYAATELAKRPENKGKTIVVLLPDTGERYLSTGLFQ from the coding sequence ATGTCAAAAATTGCAAAAAATCTAACTGACTTAATCGGAAATACACCCTTATTAGAACTGGTAAATTATGAAAAAAGCCAAGGCGTAGAAGCCAAAATTGTGGCGAAACTGGAGTACTTTAATCCTTTATCTTCGGTGAAGGATCGGATCGGCTTGGCGATGATCGAAGCCGGCGAAAAAGCAGGATTGATCAAAGAAGATACAGTCATTATTGAACCAACAAGCGGAAATACCGGCGTTGGGTTAGCATTTGTTGCGGCAGCCAAAGGTTATCGTCTGATTTTAACGATGCCAGAAACCATGAGTGTTGAACGTCGTAATTTAGTTTCGGCTTTAGGGGCTGAGTTGGTTTTAACACCCGGATCTCTGGGAATGAAAGGCGCAATTGCTAAAGCTCAAGAATTAGCTGAAACAATTCCCAGTGCCTACATTCCTCAACAATTTAATAATCCGGCAAATCCCGAAATTCATCGTAAAACAACCGCTGTCGAAATTTGGAATGATACCGATGGTGAAGTGGATATTTTCGTCGCTGGAATCGGAACTGGTGGTACCATTACCGGTGTTGGCGAAGTTTTAAAAGAAAAGAAGCCTGGTGTTCAAGTAGTGGCCGTAGAACCAGAAGCGTCGCCAGTATTATCAGGCGGAAATCCAGGACCTCATAAAATTCAGGGGATTGGCGCAGGTTTTGTTCCCGAAGTTTTAAACACTAGTGTTTATGACGAAATCATTAAGGTCAGTAATGATCATGCTTTCCAGACTTCAAAAGAAATTGGACGGAAAGAGGGTTTGTTAGTGGGGATTTCTTCCGGTGCGGCAATTTATGCAGCGACTGAATTGGCAAAAAGACCAGAAAACAAAGGTAAAACCATCGTGGTCTTATTACCGGATACTGGCGAACGTTATTTATCCACAGGATTGTTTCAATAA